The Sulfurihydrogenibium subterraneum DSM 15120 DNA segment AACTATCAAACAAAATAAAAGATGTCCCACTAACAAGAGAAGTTAAAAAAAGACTTAATATGGATACAGCATTACCAAAAAACCAAAAACATCTCAAAAACATGCAGATACTTCAAAATATCAAGAAACACATTCTATAAATGGCTAAAAAGATATGAAAAAGATGGACTTGAAGGTCTTTACGATAAACCTAAAACCCCAATAAACACAAGAAA contains these protein-coding regions:
- a CDS encoding helix-turn-helix domain-containing protein: MSKTCRYFKISRNTFYKWLKRYEKDGLEGLYDKPKTPINTR